In a genomic window of Diabrotica undecimpunctata isolate CICGRU chromosome 2, icDiaUnde3, whole genome shotgun sequence:
- the LOC140433834 gene encoding uncharacterized protein, with translation MKLSFHKNNHKTKNILKRASLALTREAIQDSRRDIDKVNSELLKLYLTLSNKVHPIMWNIFDKLTNFRSETDADLTKKKQIKKFEKLILQQRPKNKELPTTESSNLVYNFSNLTLDEATNSVLSKGFNFAIAPTRIPIENIISEVETTITKLPSETAEIIRQDVSQILRTAKPPKKNLTYEEKKALKNIQQNKDIIVLPADKEY, from the coding sequence ATGAAGTTAAGTTTCCACAAAAACAACCATAAaactaagaatattttaaaaagggcAAGTCTAGCACTTACTAGAGAAGCAATTCAAGATTCCAGACGAGACATCGATAAAGTAAATTCAGAGTTGCTAAAGCTATATCTCACACTAAGTAACAAAGTACATCCGATTATGTGGAACATCTTCGACAAACTCACAAACTTTCGATCGGAGACAGATGCTGATctcaccaagaaaaaacaaatcaaaaagtttGAGAAATTGATACTACAACAACGACCAAAGAATAAGGAACTACCAACAACAGAATCCAGTAATTTAGTCTACAATTTCTCAAATCTTACTTTGGATGAAGCTACAAATAGTGTCCTTTCCAAAGGGTTTAATTTTGCTATTGCACCGACACGTATTCCCATCGAAAACATCATTAGCGAAGTGGAAACGACTATCACTAAATTACCATCAGAAACAGCCGAGATTATTAGACAAGACGTATCACAAATATTAAGAACAGCCAAGCCTCCGAAAAAGAATCTAACTTACGAAGAAAAGAAAGCCttgaagaatatacaacaaaacaaagacaTTATCGTTCTTCCAGCTGACAAGG